The Methanosarcina barkeri str. Wiesmoor DNA segment CATAGCCACAGTTAATGGATTAAATTCACCTTATGCAATTGCAATTACTCCAGACGGAAAAAAGGCATATGTTACGAACAACAGCGGCGCTGTCTTTGAAAATGGCACAGTCTATGTTATTGACACAGGCACTAGTACTGTTATGAATACGGTTAATGTAGGCAGCGTCCCTCATGGAGTTGCGGTCAGTCTGGATGGAGCAAAGGTATATGTGACAAATTATTACGATATCTCTGTAATTGATACGGCAACAAACAAGGTTACAGCTACGCTCAATGTAGGACAGTATCCTGATGGAATTGCAGTTAGTCCGGATGGAACAAAGATATATGTGACTAATGGTGGCAGCGACAATGTCTCTGTAATTGATACAGAAACAAATAATGTTACAGCCACGTTACCTGTAGGAGACAATCCTGTTAGAGTTGCGGTCACTCCAGATGGAACAAAATTATATGTGACGAACTATAAGGGAAATACCATATCTGTAATTAACACAACAACCAATACCGTAACAGCCACGATACCAGGAGATGGTCCTTACGGAGTATCAATCACCCCTGACGGGAAAAAAGTATATGTCACAAACCTAGGTAGCGATCTTTCCGGCAAAACTGTTTCTGTAATTGATACAGCAGCAAATACTGTTATAGCTACAGTTAAAGTAGGAAGCTATCCTAGAGAAGTTGCAGTTGCTCCATATGGAAAATGACACTTTCTGCCATAAAAACCGTAGTTCTAACTTAACCAGTAAAAATGCTTCTCTTTTAGAAATGAAAAAGTGAAGTTGTGAGATTGAAAAACAACTGACTAATGACGAAAAGACAAAATTAAGTAAAAGAAATCCAGGGTTTGAAATAATTTATGGGACAACTGGATTTCTTTATGTGTTTCTATATAATGGAAATAGAAAACAGTAAGTGTTGGATAAAAATTTTTAATTTAGTGCGAGGGGTGGGATTCGAACCCATGAAATCCTTCGATACTGGATCTTAAATATTAAATATTATTCAGTTTTGAAAATAGAGGTATAAAGAATATGGGAGTACATTTAATATTAACATAACTTAAGTTTTAGGGGGTATTGGGAATAAATGAAAGATACGGGAAAGTCGTATTCAATAGCTTTAGCTTCAGCAACCTTAATTTTTGTATTTTCAATTTTAATGTCATCCGTGGCGTCAGGGTCACAGGTAACGAGAATTGGAAATGGAACTGATCCTACTATTTATGGTAACAAGGTAGTATGGACAAGTGGGGGTGTTATTCACCTCTATGATTTAACCTCGAAAACAGACACTACAGTTAGCTCTTCTGCAGCATCTCATCCAGCTATCTATGGCAATGTAGTAGTGTGGCACGATGAAAGTAATGGAATGCCAAGACTAACAGTTTATGACATTAAAACTGCTGGCAGATCTTACATTACTAAAGATGTAGACAACAGGAGCATCCCTGCTATTTACGATAACAGAATCGTTTGGAGTGCTTACAATGAATCAACTCATAATCCCAGCATATATATGAGGGATATCTCTAATTCAACACAAACCTGGATAGCAGAAGGAGAAGGATATTCATCGGATATATACGGCACGAAAATAGTGTACTCAGCCGAAGGTAGAAGTATGAGAGACATCTTTTTGTATGATATAACTACCAAGAAAACCATAACAGTAAGCCCGTATTCAGGTTCTATTCAAATTCCACATATGTATGGCAATAAAGTAATTTGGGTAGACAATTACATAGGAAGTGGATATATTGGCATGTACGACGTTGTTACTAAAAAAGCAACAAAGGTTACAAGTGACCATACAGTTAATACCTTGAATGGATCCGAGGGTCTTGAGACTGGCTGTGATACCGGTACTCATTTTGATATAAATGGGGACAAAATCGTATATTCAAAATCTGCCGATAACCAATTTGGTTATGCAGGTGTATACGTTTATGATATTCCTTCAGCAAAAAGTACTCCAGTCTATATTTATCCAAGAGGGGCTGACACAACACCTGATATCTACAACGATACTATCGTATGGGGAATAGACGGTGATCATGGTGGATATGGTGGGGTTAATGATACTGGCATCTATATTTGTGATCTTTCTGTCACAAACACCTTGCCACCTGTAGCTGAATTTACTGCAAACAGAACCTATGGAGCTGCACCTCTAGTTGTGTTATTCACCGATACCAGCACTGGCGAAGTACCGACTTCCTGGATTTGGGATTTTGGGGACTGGACTTACTCAAAACATGCCATGAATGCAACCTACACGTTTACAAAACCAGAGAATTATACAATCAGTCTGACTGCAGGAAATGACGCAGGTAGTAATAAAGTAGTGAAGCCAAATTACATAGTCGTTACTAATCCATTTCTAGTTGCAAACTTCAGTAGCAACGTTACCCATGGTTATCCTCTTCTCTCAGTTCAGTTTACTGACCTCTCACAAAATGCAACTGGATGGAACTGGGATTTTGGAGATGGAAGTAATTCTACACAAAGAAGTCCAGTTCATGAATATGCAGATCCAGGAATCTATTCAGTTAATCTGACAGCAACCAATGAGAACGGTACAGATTCAAAGTTAACTACAATAACAGTAATGCAGCTAGTCGGTGTAGGTCCATATGCATATATTACGAACTCCGGCGACAACAATATTTCAGTAATTGACACGGCTACTAACAAGGTTACAGCCATGATTCCTGTAGGAAGTCAACTTGGTGGAGTTGCTATTACACTTGATGGAAAAAAGGTATATGTGACAAATTATTACAATATATCTGTAATTGACGCAACAAAAAACAAAGTTACAGCCACAATTCCTGTAGGAAACTATCCTAGTGGAGTTGCAGTTTCTCCTGATGGAAAAAGGATATATGTGCCAAATCCCGATTTTGGAAATCCCAGCAACAACACGATCCTCATTATAAACACAGATACCAACGAGGTTGAAGCTACAGTACTTGTAGGCGAATTTCCTTTTGGAGTTGCCGTTACACTGGACGGGAAAAAGGTGTATGTGACTAATCTCGATGACAAAACTGTCTCTGTAATTGACACTTCAACAAACACTGTTATAGCCACAATTCCTGTAGGAGACTATCCTCGTGGAGTTGCAATAAGTCCGGATGGGAAAAGGGTATATGTGACTAATAGTGGCAGCAATAGCGTTTCTATAATTAACACTGACGCAAACACTGTTACAGCCACTGTGCCTGTTGGAAACTGGCCAAAAAGTATTGCAGTCACTCCAGATGGAAAAAAGGTATATGTGGCGAACTATGGCAGCATTAGTACTCCTGATGATACTGTTTCTGTAATTGATATAGCTACTAACATGGTTACAGCTACGGTACATGTAGGAAGTTATCCTTCTGGAGTTGCAGTCACACCGGATGGATCAAGGGTATATGTGGCTAATCAGCGCAGTGATAATGTCTCTATAATTGACACCGCAACAAACAAAGTTACAGCAACTATGAATGTAGGACGTGGTCCTAATTCCTTTGGGCAGTTTATAGGTTCTCTTCAAGCATAACCAGTATTCTCTGTTGCAGACTTCAATAGCAATGTTATAAAGGGGTATGCTCCCATGACAGAAAATTGCTGCGATAACTATGTTAAAGAAAGCGGCTCGAGCAGTGGGCAGTAGTGGGGGAAATAGCCACAGCAACAGTGGAGGAGGTGGAGGTGATTCCCCTGAACTTAAGGTAGTGTCCAAGTAAAGGAACTTTCACAAGCTACTGTTATAAATGGGAACCTGTAAAGTTTGATTTCTAAAGAATACAACCTGTGTTGTGTATCCAAGTACACTAGGTATTGGGATATATTACGGAATAGCCAGCCTGCTTGTAGTACCCCTGTATAAAAGAAAGTAAAAAGGAAAAAATCAAAGTCCTATGTAAAAAGTCAGTGCGAGGGGTGGGATTCGAACCCACGAAATCCTTCGATACCGGATCTTAAGTCCGGCGCCTTTGACCGTGCTGGGCAACCCTCGCTCTTTGAAAAAAAGCAAGTTTTTTTGAGCCGCAAAGATTCGTTATGCGGACATGCTTTAAATAAAGTTAAATTATTTAAAGTTTATTCTTTAGCTCATGGAAATTACATTTCTTGGCACTGGAGTTGCAATCCCTCAGAAAAATAGGGTACAGTCCGGAATTCTTGTAAGGCTAGAAGAAAAGCCATTGCTTATTGATTGCGGAAGCGGCGTATTGAACCGGTTTCCTGAGGCTGGGGTTTCTCACACTGAGGTGGACACAGTGTTGCTTTCTCACCTTCACCTTGACCACGTAGCTGACCTACACCCTCTTATCAAGGCAAACTGGCTCCGCGGAAACACGAGTATGAAGGTCTACGGGCCTGAAGGGACCGAAGAATGGTTTTCAAAAGTGATTGACGCTTATGAATATCTTCAGGAAGAAGTGGACGTAGACGTTATTGAGCTCACTCCCGGAAAAGAATTTACTCCCGAGGGATTCGATTGTGAGATCAGCTGCACGGCAGCCTCTCACAGCGTTCCGACACTGGCTTACCGCGTGACTGGAGAGGACGGAGAATTCGTTTACTCCGCAGACACCGAGCCTTCCAGGGATGTAATGGACCTTGCAGCCGGGGCCGACCTCTTGATCCACGAATGTTCGTTTCCATCAGACATGAATGTCACAAATCATACCACTCCCAGCTCACTTGCCGACATCCTGGAGGAATATAATAACGAAATCGGAAGCATCTGCCTTACACATTTCTATCCGGAAATGCGGGGACACGAAAGAGAAGCAGTGCACCGCCTGAAAGGGTATTTTGAAGGAGAAGTGATTCTTGCCGAAGACCTCATGAAACTTGAATTATGATAAGCACGAAGTGAAATGTGGAGTATAAAGTATCCAGTAGATACAAAAAGTATCCAGGAGGTACAAAAAGTATCCAGAAAGTACAAAGTATCAGGAGGTACAAAGTGAAATTCAGGCTTTAGGCAAAAGCTTATAATGTTAATACGAGAGGCAATCCGAACAATATAAAATCTTTCGGCAATCCTCAAATTTTACTCTTCATCCCTCTTGAAAAAAAGCTAAACGCAAAATTGTTATTCTTGACTTATATATTTCTGGATTTACTTCTCAAATCATCCAACTGCATTCTGTTAGGTGAGTATGCAGCCTTATAATTAAATATCAGAAAAACAGAATCATTCTCATACAGAAAAAAGCTCTGAAATACCGTCTTTATGCATTTAGTCTGTATACATTATCATATAGAAATCCCAGCTACGCAATCGATTGTATCTGAAATACAATACTTATGCACCTATCATCTCCGGAACATCTTCGAAATACAAATTTATACTTTTATCACGGTGATCATCATGGCGAGACTACTCTCAGAAACGGACATCGGCATTCTGAAAACAGTTGCACCGGAGTGCGAGGGATATCTCTGTTCAGGCTCAGGAATGACTTATCGTTCTATACTCCCTCCGCTGGCAAACCACTATGCAAAAGATGCTCAGGATTTCCTGCGGAGAATAAAACTACTATCTCGATATGATCTTGAATATCTTGTCAGGCTCATCTTATCAGGAGAAGAAAGCCTCGGATGTGTACCATTTGAGTATATCGAGCTTTTCATAGAAAATGTCTCTGAAAGGCTGGGTGAGAAAATGGCGGCTCAAGTTAGGGATTCTTATAACAATTCAGAATGCCCTGATTGAATTTTTTACTAGTTAAAGTAAAAATGTGAAAAAGAGGGCCCTTGTAAAACAAGAACTCTTACTCTTGAAAATATTAAAAAAGTGTAAAAACTCTTTAAAAATATTAAATAATGTAGAAATTCGAAATATTGTAATGAAATATTGTAATGAAATATTGTAATAAGGGAAGATTCTTAATCTACACAAACCTTTTCAAACTCTCCCATATTTGTCTTCAAGCCTTTCAATATCGTCTTCTCCAATATAGTCTCCCTGTGCGATCTCAATGAAAACAAGGTTTTGACTGCCTATATTCTTAATTCGATGTATCTCATTTACCGGAAGATCGACCGAATCTCCAGGAAGAACCCTTATTTCATTCCCGTTTTTAACTACAAGACCCTCTCCACTGATTATGTACCAGTGCTCGCTTCGATGAAAATGGCGCTGGAGTGAGATTTCGCCCTGAGGAAGAACAGTAAGGCTTTTGACCTTATATCCAGGCCTCTGCCTGAGCACTTCATAAAAGCCCCAGGGCCTTTCTTCCTCACGTTTACATTTTTCGAGGATGGTCTCGTACACTTTAATATAATCATCTACCATCCTGTCAACCGAAAAACGTTTTTCTACGTTTTCCCTGCATTTTTTGCGGGATATGGAGCCAAGTTTTTGCACAGCTTCGGCAGCTTCCTCAACACTATTTACGAGAAATCCAGTCTCTCCGTCCCGGATAAGCTCGGGCATTGAACCCCTGTTCATTGCAATTACCGGCGTACCGCTGGCCATAGCTTCAACTACGCCAATCCCGAAAGCCTCTTCATAATTAATCATGTGAAGCAAAGCATATGCATTTGACAGGAGTTCCTTCTTAAACTCAGGATCGACATGCCCTTCGTAAATAATCTGTTTATTGTCCAGATGGGGCTGGACTTCTTTTTCAAAATAAGCTTGATCCGCAATGAAGCCAGCAATTCTAAGTTTTCTGCCAGTTTTTTTTGCGACTTCTATTGCTTCCCTTACGCCTTTGTCTTTATGCAGGCGTGATAAAAAGAGTAGATAATCCTGCGGTTTTTCATTGAAATAAAAGCTTCCTATGTCAATTCCGTGACGAACCGTTGCTATATAGTCGAGATCACGGCATCTGTAGGCATCACTTATGGATACGTAAAAAGTTTTATTATTGTACTTTTTATATACAGGCAAAATTTTCCGTGAAGAAATACCATGGATCGTTGTTACAACAGGCGTATCGACAAGGGCACTGTAGGTCAAAGGAAGATAATCGAAATGATTATGAATTATATCGAATTCCTTTGCTCTCTCGAAAACTTCTGAGATATGAAGGCCTTCATACACTTTTCTGATCATATCCTTATCTTCTTCATAAGGTCTCGGACATACAGCATGAAGTTTCGCTGCTGTGTGAGAGTCCGCTGTCGCAAATAGTGTAACGTCAATACCCCTTTTTACCAGTCCTTCAGTTAATAAGGATACAATAGATTCCCAGGGACCATACTTTTTAGGTGGCGTGCTCCAGGCAATCGGAGACAACATTGCAATTCTTATATTAATACCCCCAAAATCACTCACATCCCCAAACTTATTTTATTTTTTACATTTCAACTTTCAGCATTTAATTTTGAGCTTTAATGATTAATTTTTAATTTTTAACTTTAATTTCTAATTTTAACTTTAATTTCTAATTTTTAACTTTGATTTATTTCATTTCAACTTTGAATAGCCTCTCTTTGGATCGGTGGAACTTTCTATATCTTCTTCAAACCACCGGCAGTACTCATCAGGGCACTGCTTTTCCGGGCACTCGTGGATATATTTCAGAACATCGCGTACTTTTGCGGTAGCTAATGATACTGAGGTATCTGCACTCCCGTAATAAATACGAATTTCATCTCCCGCAAGTACCCATCCGCAGGGGAAAACAACGTCGTTTACGTCTCCGCTGCGTTCGTACATTTCACGCGGTCCGAAAACCCAGCCTTCAGATCTGTGAAGTACTTTCCTAGGATCATCAGGATCAAGAAGAGCAAGTCCAAGCCGGTAACTTGCCTTAGCCGTTGTCTGGCGTACTCCGTGGTACATAATTAACCACCCGTCGGATACACGGATTGGCTGTGGAGACAGGCCTATTTTGTTCGCGTCCCACCATCCACCTTCTCTGGCATACAGAAGAACCTCATGCTCTCCCCAGTATTTCATATCAGGTGAAAAGGAAATCCAGATGTTTGCTTTTGCGCCGCTTATTAAAGATACAGGCCTGTGTAACATTGCCCATCTGCCGTTAAACCTTACAGGAAAAACCGCAGCGTCCTTGTTTTCAGGAGGTAGGGTAGCTCCTATTCGATCAAAATTTCGGAAGTCATCGGTAAAGGCAAGTGCAGTTAAAGGTCCTGAATCCGAAAAAGCCGTATATGCCACAGCCCACTTTTCCATCTCATCTATATAAGTTATGCGTGGGTCTTCGATACCGTATATCTCTTCAGGGTAGCCTACAGGATCAGGAGCAAAGGTTGGTTCAGGATCAATTTCCCAGCCATAAATTCCATTTTTACTCCTTGCTATTGTAAAGTGAGAAAAGCCCCTGTGATCTTCGACTCTGACCAGTAATAGGGTAGTGCCATCAACTATAGCAGCTGCAGGATTAAAAACTGAATGGGCCCTATAGGGCCACTCGTCAACGGTTAATATAGGATTCCTATCGTATCTTACAAATAACTCCCCATGGTCTTTCCAGATCATATTATTCTCTCATCCCCCAAATCATGCTATTTTTACTCCCCATATCTATTATTCTCTTCTTCCTCAGATCATGTTATTTTTACTCCCCATATCTATTATTCTCTTATCCCTCAGATCATGTTATTCTTACTCCCCATATCTATTATTCTCTTATCCCTCAGATCATGTTATTCTTACTCCCCATATCTATTATTCTCTTATCCCTTAGATCATGTTATCCTCTCATTCCCATATCATACTCTCTCACTCTCCAGATCGTATGCCCTTTTACTTTCTTCTCTCATTCAACTTGATTTGCTGAAAAAAAGCTCCTTCTTTTCTGTAGGATTCTGTCATCTACCTCATCGCTTACCCTGGACTGCAATATCGTACTGAAGGCTTTATCCATGTGCTTGTTTAAAGAGCTTAAAGCCATAAGGAAGCAAATTACGGATTCCGCACCCTGGTTGCAATTCATACCATCGCGGTTGAGTCCATCACAGACCGCGCCTGTGGAATAATCGTACATAACAGTTCGCAAACGATTTCTTCCAAGGAAGTATTCAAACGAATATCTTGCAAGTTCCAGATATTTTTTATCATGTACAATTTCATAAGCTGAAACATAAGCTTGAGTCAGATAACCTGCTTCGATTGGTTGCTGGTCAAAAATAGGCTTTTCTCCATTGTAAGAGTACCAGCCCTGGTTTCCAACCATGTCAAAAAAGTCACCTATCCACTGAATATCAGTAAGAAAATCCAGGGTGTCAAGGCCAATCTTACGATAAGTTCGATCTTTGGTGTAATTGTATGCCAGTAAAAGTGATTCACTAAGTTTTGCATTACTATAAGTTACTGTAGGTTCGAACCAGTTCCAATCTTCTTTATGGTTAGCCTCATATAAGTCGACCAGAGAATTCGCGTGGCTGACAAATATGGATTCAAAGATATCTTTACTTACAAGGGAGTCTACGGATTTGATTTCATCCCTGCGCGAATTAAAGACTGATTCAAATTCATCGGTATCCACACCTGTCCTGAGCATTTCGTACAGGCCGCACATGGTATAGGCTTTTGCCCTTGGATAGTTAAGCTTCTCCATCTCAGGCCTGGCTTTGCTTATAAGGGTATGGGCAAGCGTGCGTATATTTTTAGACAGGTAAGGGCAGCTTACCACATGCCCAAGTCCGTAGATAGCACG contains these protein-coding regions:
- a CDS encoding PKD domain-containing protein codes for the protein MKDTGKSYSIALASATLIFVFSILMSSVASGSQVTRIGNGTDPTIYGNKVVWTSGGVIHLYDLTSKTDTTVSSSAASHPAIYGNVVVWHDESNGMPRLTVYDIKTAGRSYITKDVDNRSIPAIYDNRIVWSAYNESTHNPSIYMRDISNSTQTWIAEGEGYSSDIYGTKIVYSAEGRSMRDIFLYDITTKKTITVSPYSGSIQIPHMYGNKVIWVDNYIGSGYIGMYDVVTKKATKVTSDHTVNTLNGSEGLETGCDTGTHFDINGDKIVYSKSADNQFGYAGVYVYDIPSAKSTPVYIYPRGADTTPDIYNDTIVWGIDGDHGGYGGVNDTGIYICDLSVTNTLPPVAEFTANRTYGAAPLVVLFTDTSTGEVPTSWIWDFGDWTYSKHAMNATYTFTKPENYTISLTAGNDAGSNKVVKPNYIVVTNPFLVANFSSNVTHGYPLLSVQFTDLSQNATGWNWDFGDGSNSTQRSPVHEYADPGIYSVNLTATNENGTDSKLTTITVMQLVGVGPYAYITNSGDNNISVIDTATNKVTAMIPVGSQLGGVAITLDGKKVYVTNYYNISVIDATKNKVTATIPVGNYPSGVAVSPDGKRIYVPNPDFGNPSNNTILIINTDTNEVEATVLVGEFPFGVAVTLDGKKVYVTNLDDKTVSVIDTSTNTVIATIPVGDYPRGVAISPDGKRVYVTNSGSNSVSIINTDANTVTATVPVGNWPKSIAVTPDGKKVYVANYGSISTPDDTVSVIDIATNMVTATVHVGSYPSGVAVTPDGSRVYVANQRSDNVSIIDTATNKVTATMNVGRGPNSFGQFIGSLQA
- a CDS encoding MBL fold metallo-hydrolase, with the protein product MEITFLGTGVAIPQKNRVQSGILVRLEEKPLLIDCGSGVLNRFPEAGVSHTEVDTVLLSHLHLDHVADLHPLIKANWLRGNTSMKVYGPEGTEEWFSKVIDAYEYLQEEVDVDVIELTPGKEFTPEGFDCEISCTAASHSVPTLAYRVTGEDGEFVYSADTEPSRDVMDLAAGADLLIHECSFPSDMNVTNHTTPSSLADILEEYNNEIGSICLTHFYPEMRGHEREAVHRLKGYFEGEVILAEDLMKLEL
- a CDS encoding glycosyltransferase: MSDFGGINIRIAMLSPIAWSTPPKKYGPWESIVSLLTEGLVKRGIDVTLFATADSHTAAKLHAVCPRPYEEDKDMIRKVYEGLHISEVFERAKEFDIIHNHFDYLPLTYSALVDTPVVTTIHGISSRKILPVYKKYNNKTFYVSISDAYRCRDLDYIATVRHGIDIGSFYFNEKPQDYLLFLSRLHKDKGVREAIEVAKKTGRKLRIAGFIADQAYFEKEVQPHLDNKQIIYEGHVDPEFKKELLSNAYALLHMINYEEAFGIGVVEAMASGTPVIAMNRGSMPELIRDGETGFLVNSVEEAAEAVQKLGSISRKKCRENVEKRFSVDRMVDDYIKVYETILEKCKREEERPWGFYEVLRQRPGYKVKSLTVLPQGEISLQRHFHRSEHWYIISGEGLVVKNGNEIRVLPGDSVDLPVNEIHRIKNIGSQNLVFIEIAQGDYIGEDDIERLEDKYGRV
- a CDS encoding glycosidase; protein product: MIWKDHGELFVRYDRNPILTVDEWPYRAHSVFNPAAAIVDGTTLLLVRVEDHRGFSHFTIARSKNGIYGWEIDPEPTFAPDPVGYPEEIYGIEDPRITYIDEMEKWAVAYTAFSDSGPLTALAFTDDFRNFDRIGATLPPENKDAAVFPVRFNGRWAMLHRPVSLISGAKANIWISFSPDMKYWGEHEVLLYAREGGWWDANKIGLSPQPIRVSDGWLIMYHGVRQTTAKASYRLGLALLDPDDPRKVLHRSEGWVFGPREMYERSGDVNDVVFPCGWVLAGDEIRIYYGSADTSVSLATAKVRDVLKYIHECPEKQCPDEYCRWFEEDIESSTDPKRGYSKLK